One genomic window of Candidatus Neomarinimicrobiota bacterium includes the following:
- a CDS encoding cyclic nucleotide-binding domain-containing protein: MLEINELKSVPLFVNLSTDEIQSIVNEGEYLELKSDDLLFEEDSAGRDLYILIAGKIAIESLVPGSGEKKTKEFYSMNPNEVIGEFSYVDQAPRSATARARRESKVLRIPAENLDRLLDENPKLGYRLMTNISKILCDRIRNANLALRNSMVWI, translated from the coding sequence ATGTTAGAGATAAATGAACTGAAATCTGTCCCGCTATTTGTCAACCTGTCCACAGATGAAATACAGTCCATCGTGAACGAAGGAGAGTACCTGGAACTCAAGAGTGATGACCTGCTGTTTGAGGAGGATAGCGCGGGACGGGATCTCTATATCCTGATTGCGGGAAAAATTGCCATCGAATCGTTGGTACCCGGTTCCGGGGAGAAAAAAACCAAAGAATTTTACTCGATGAACCCGAACGAGGTTATCGGCGAATTTTCCTACGTGGATCAGGCTCCCCGATCCGCGACAGCGCGGGCCCGGCGAGAGTCGAAGGTGCTCCGCATCCCGGCAGAAAACCTCGACCGATTATTGGATGAAAATCCCAAACTCGGGTATAGGTTAATGACCAATATCTCCAAGATTCTCTGTGACCGCATCCGGAACGCCAACCTGGCGTTGCGGAATTCCATGGTCTGGATTTAG
- a CDS encoding NfeD family protein, translated as MCHLVLLMPLFGLGLFWMLPLGVAFPLYLGVLAISGIVYYALLQAMQAPVRTGNPALLNQPVRVVKKSGRHWIVETHGEFWQAESDEFLVPGQRVTVDRINGMKLHIHS; from the coding sequence ATGTGCCATCTTGTTTTGCTTATGCCGCTGTTCGGACTGGGCCTGTTCTGGATGCTCCCGTTGGGCGTGGCCTTTCCGCTGTATCTGGGAGTCCTCGCCATATCGGGAATCGTCTACTACGCGCTCCTACAGGCGATGCAGGCACCGGTGAGAACCGGGAATCCGGCGCTGCTGAATCAGCCGGTGCGGGTTGTGAAGAAATCTGGCCGCCACTGGATTGTGGAAACGCACGGGGAATTCTGGCAGGCGGAAAGTGACGAGTTTCTGGTGCCGGGACAGCGAGTGACAGTTGACCGGATCAACGGGATGAAACTGCATATCCATTCCTGA
- a CDS encoding amidohydrolase, producing MQNKNPGNLLLTNGRIFTGPPWKIPVDALAVQNGKVVAFGDEARGLRNEFGADEIINCKGAMVLPGFIDSHLHLANLGESLSQLSFPEKSTAEEIRQAVAREVNRRETGEWIVGGKWNRQHLGGFPDRSLLDPVSPENPVALRSRDMHSLLLNSRAIESLDIAGKLNSSLGKYISRDGNGAPTGILQEDTIRIFEEERPQPTPEELRRFYQQAGDHCLQHGITSVHSIERIPGWRTLRNMHSTNKIPIRTGVLLPIDALDAVIEAGEYSGHGDNWLWTIGMKIFTDGALGSQSAWMKEPYEQSDDYGMALTDPETFREQIIRAHENRLSLGIHAIGDAAVKMTLQALNSAQQKKDLLDRIEHLQVFDPADLDILPTNLTASVQPIHLFGDREPADRVWGERARYAYAFRALLDAGIRLAFGSDAPVEAVNPWSGILAAVERRKSASEPSWYPEEQLSLEESLTAYTANGATSAYRKGRLGSLDIGAYGDIVILNCDPWDIPATEYETVKPVMTILNGNVVYSNGTIG from the coding sequence ATGCAAAACAAGAATCCGGGGAATCTCCTCTTAACTAACGGCCGTATTTTTACCGGGCCGCCCTGGAAAATCCCTGTCGATGCGCTGGCAGTTCAAAATGGGAAGGTCGTTGCGTTCGGAGATGAGGCCCGCGGTTTACGGAACGAATTCGGCGCTGACGAAATTATCAACTGCAAAGGTGCGATGGTGTTGCCCGGTTTTATCGACAGTCATCTCCATCTGGCAAATCTTGGCGAGAGCCTGTCGCAGTTGTCATTTCCCGAAAAGAGCACTGCTGAAGAAATCCGGCAAGCAGTTGCCAGGGAAGTCAATCGCCGGGAGACGGGTGAATGGATCGTCGGCGGCAAGTGGAACCGGCAACATCTGGGTGGATTTCCCGACAGATCATTACTGGATCCGGTGTCGCCGGAGAATCCCGTTGCGCTCCGCAGCAGGGATATGCACTCACTCCTGCTGAATTCCCGGGCCATCGAGTCTCTGGACATCGCCGGAAAGCTCAATTCATCCCTGGGGAAATATATTTCCAGAGATGGCAATGGCGCTCCAACCGGTATATTGCAGGAGGACACCATCCGGATATTTGAAGAGGAACGGCCACAGCCAACGCCGGAGGAGCTCCGGAGGTTTTACCAGCAGGCTGGTGATCACTGCCTGCAACACGGGATCACATCTGTCCACAGTATCGAGCGGATTCCCGGATGGCGGACTCTCAGGAATATGCACAGTACGAATAAAATCCCCATACGAACGGGTGTATTGCTTCCCATAGATGCGTTGGATGCGGTCATCGAAGCCGGAGAGTATTCCGGACACGGCGATAACTGGCTCTGGACTATCGGGATGAAAATTTTTACTGATGGGGCACTTGGTTCGCAGTCCGCATGGATGAAAGAGCCGTATGAACAATCCGATGACTATGGAATGGCGCTTACTGATCCGGAGACCTTCCGGGAGCAAATTATACGGGCCCATGAGAACAGATTGAGCCTGGGGATACACGCAATTGGCGATGCGGCGGTGAAGATGACGCTTCAGGCGTTAAATTCAGCGCAGCAGAAGAAAGACCTATTGGACAGGATTGAACACCTTCAGGTATTTGATCCGGCTGATTTGGATATCCTGCCGACGAATCTGACGGCATCCGTCCAGCCGATCCACCTGTTCGGCGATCGGGAGCCGGCGGATCGAGTTTGGGGTGAGAGGGCACGGTACGCTTACGCATTTCGCGCACTGCTGGATGCCGGTATCCGGCTGGCCTTCGGTTCCGATGCGCCGGTGGAAGCCGTGAATCCCTGGAGCGGCATCCTGGCGGCCGTGGAGCGGCGAAAGTCTGCCAGCGAACCCTCCTGGTATCCGGAGGAGCAGCTATCTCTGGAGGAATCTTTGACAGCCTACACTGCGAACGGGGCGACAAGTGCATATCGCAAGGGGCGACTCGGTTCATTGGATATCGGCGCCTACGGAGACATAGTTATTTTAAACTGCGATCCCTGGGATATTCCGGCAACTGAGTACGAGACGGTCAAGCCAGTAATGACAATCCTGAACGGCAACGTGGTGTATTCGAATGGCACGATCGGGTAA
- a CDS encoding CPBP family intramembrane metalloprotease, whose product MARSGKFQFLDGLKQYWDYTRSPYQSIILILPIIVAYEFGLFLFNKSDVTGIRNGADVLLRYFYSLFGLYGFYAFALSLFIIILFALWLEHQRGGDFQIRPKYFLGMLGESLLFGAILFVLLSKIAAVDIQAGTPGNISTVQEIVLALGAGVYEEFVFRVLVVSGVAWILTSLVKWNNISANLVAVLLSAIVFAGFHYVGLYGDAFQNRTFLLRVFAGVLLSGLYVLRGFGITAYSHIFYDLIIILFV is encoded by the coding sequence ATGGCACGATCGGGTAAATTCCAATTTTTAGACGGCCTGAAGCAGTATTGGGATTACACCCGTTCGCCGTATCAGAGCATTATTCTGATCCTGCCGATTATCGTTGCCTACGAATTCGGACTGTTTCTCTTTAACAAGTCCGACGTGACCGGTATCCGAAACGGCGCAGATGTGTTACTGCGTTACTTTTACTCGCTGTTCGGATTATACGGATTCTATGCCTTTGCACTGAGTCTCTTCATTATTATCCTGTTTGCGCTCTGGTTGGAACATCAACGGGGCGGGGATTTCCAGATCCGGCCGAAGTATTTTCTCGGCATGCTGGGAGAAAGCCTCCTGTTCGGAGCAATTCTGTTTGTTCTGCTCAGTAAAATCGCTGCCGTAGACATCCAGGCTGGGACACCGGGCAACATCAGCACAGTACAGGAGATTGTGCTGGCGCTGGGCGCCGGCGTCTACGAGGAATTCGTCTTCCGGGTATTAGTGGTCTCGGGCGTCGCATGGATTTTGACATCTCTGGTGAAATGGAACAACATAAGCGCCAATCTGGTGGCAGTGCTCCTTTCAGCTATAGTCTTCGCCGGATTTCACTATGTTGGGCTGTACGGAGATGCCTTCCAGAACCGAACCTTTTTGTTGCGTGTGTTTGCCGGAGTGTTACTCTCGGGATTGTATGTTTTACGGGGATTCGGAATCACCGCGTATTCTCACATCTTCTATGATTTGATTATTATTCTATTTGTTTAA
- the lepA gene encoding translation elongation factor 4, which translates to MENQLSHIRNFSIIAHIDHGKSTLADRLLEHTHTLAAKEMKAQVLDSMDLERERGITIKSHPIRMVYKPDDNQEYIFNLIDTPGHVDFSYEVSRSLAACEGALVLVDAAQGVEAQTVSNVYMALENDLTIIPVINKIDLPSARTEVVTKQIVKLIGCDPDEIIKVSAKTGEGVTDLLNVVVDRVPPPDPPKDDTLKALIFDSMYDSYRGAVPYMRVMQGEIEPGMKIRFMSNNRTHEVTEVGVFRLERIKKEKLGPGEVGYLVASIKEVDDVRVGDTITDDKRPAEQQLPGYKAIKPMVFSGLYPVDTDDYEDLRSSLERLQLNDASLQYEPETSSALGFGFRCGFLGMLHMEIIQERLDREFDLDLITTVPNVRYRITTEEGETEELQNPSLMPDQGDIEKIEEPYVYAEIIVTDDYIGNIMQLCQDKRGVYKTTKYLDENTVELNYELPLSEIVFDFYDSLKSVSRGYASFDYEFIGYQESDLVKLDILIDGDPVDALSTVIHRDKAYRRGRSLCRKLRELIPRQMIEVPIQAAIGSNVIARETVRALRKNVTAKCYGGDVTRKRKLLEKQKEGKKRMKNVGKVTVPQEAFLAILQIDD; encoded by the coding sequence ATGGAAAATCAACTGTCACACATACGGAATTTCAGCATAATTGCTCATATAGATCACGGGAAGTCCACCCTCGCTGACCGGTTATTGGAACATACGCACACCCTGGCGGCCAAAGAGATGAAGGCCCAGGTGCTGGACAGTATGGATCTGGAACGGGAGCGGGGAATCACTATCAAAAGCCATCCCATCCGGATGGTGTATAAACCGGATGATAATCAGGAATACATCTTTAACCTGATTGACACGCCGGGACACGTGGACTTTTCCTACGAGGTTTCCCGAAGTCTCGCGGCGTGTGAAGGCGCACTGGTACTGGTCGACGCAGCCCAGGGGGTGGAGGCCCAGACGGTTTCCAACGTCTACATGGCGCTGGAGAATGATCTGACCATCATCCCGGTGATCAACAAGATCGATTTGCCGAGCGCGAGGACCGAGGTGGTTACTAAGCAGATTGTCAAACTCATTGGCTGTGATCCGGATGAAATCATCAAAGTCTCGGCGAAAACCGGCGAAGGGGTTACGGATTTGCTCAATGTGGTCGTAGACCGGGTGCCACCGCCTGATCCGCCCAAAGATGACACCTTGAAGGCGTTGATCTTTGACAGTATGTACGATTCCTACCGGGGAGCCGTCCCGTATATGCGGGTGATGCAGGGCGAAATCGAGCCGGGCATGAAGATTCGGTTTATGTCGAATAACCGGACTCACGAGGTAACCGAAGTAGGCGTTTTTCGCCTGGAGCGAATTAAAAAGGAAAAGCTCGGTCCCGGCGAAGTGGGCTATCTGGTGGCCAGCATCAAGGAGGTGGATGACGTCCGGGTCGGCGACACGATTACTGACGATAAACGCCCGGCTGAACAGCAACTTCCGGGATACAAGGCGATTAAGCCGATGGTCTTCTCCGGCCTCTATCCGGTGGATACGGACGATTACGAGGACCTCAGATCATCTCTGGAAAGATTGCAGCTAAATGACGCCAGCCTCCAGTATGAGCCGGAAACCTCCTCCGCATTGGGTTTCGGATTCCGCTGTGGATTTCTTGGCATGTTGCATATGGAGATTATCCAGGAGCGACTGGACCGGGAATTCGATTTGGACCTGATTACCACCGTGCCCAACGTGCGATACCGAATTACTACCGAGGAGGGCGAGACCGAGGAGCTACAGAATCCTTCATTGATGCCTGATCAGGGAGACATCGAGAAGATCGAGGAACCGTATGTTTACGCCGAAATCATTGTGACAGATGACTATATCGGTAACATTATGCAGCTCTGCCAGGACAAGCGGGGCGTGTATAAAACCACGAAGTATTTGGACGAGAACACCGTTGAGTTGAATTACGAATTACCGCTGTCGGAAATTGTGTTCGACTTCTACGACAGCCTCAAATCTGTTTCCCGTGGATATGCATCATTTGATTACGAATTTATCGGCTACCAGGAATCGGACCTGGTGAAGCTGGATATTCTCATCGATGGCGATCCGGTGGATGCGCTCTCCACGGTGATTCACCGGGACAAAGCGTATCGGCGTGGACGCAGTCTTTGCAGGAAACTCCGGGAATTGATTCCACGCCAGATGATCGAGGTTCCGATCCAGGCCGCCATCGGGAGCAATGTAATCGCCAGAGAAACGGTTCGAGCTCTCCGTAAGAATGTGACGGCCAAGTGTTACGGTGGAGACGTGACCCGGAAACGGAAACTGTTGGAAAAGCAGAAAGAGGGGAAAAAGCGAATGAAAAATGTCGGCAAAGTCACCGTGCCCCAGGAAGCCTTCCTGGCCATTCTGCAGATAGACGACTAA
- a CDS encoding acyl-CoA thioesterase: MDYTFETDIRVTYRDVDMQRVVHNSHYLQFAEIGRIEYLREKGMPYQEVTEKFNLEMVLVESHCVYKKPARFDDLLTVRVRIGDIGRSSFKVFYEITRNSTDDVIAEIRTHHVCVDRDSFKPVSIPEAVRSLFT, encoded by the coding sequence ATGGACTACACTTTCGAGACTGACATCCGCGTTACGTACCGGGATGTGGATATGCAGCGAGTAGTGCACAACAGTCACTATTTGCAATTCGCCGAGATTGGACGCATCGAATATCTTCGGGAAAAAGGAATGCCGTACCAGGAGGTGACGGAGAAATTCAATCTAGAAATGGTGTTGGTGGAATCGCACTGCGTCTACAAGAAGCCCGCCAGGTTTGACGACCTGCTGACGGTACGGGTGCGCATCGGCGATATCGGTCGGTCCTCTTTTAAGGTATTCTACGAAATTACCCGTAATTCCACCGATGATGTGATTGCGGAGATCCGGACGCACCATGTCTGCGTGGACCGGGACTCGTTCAAGCCGGTATCGATTCCGGAGGCGGTGCGTTCGCTTTTCACCTGA